A single genomic interval of Vulpes lagopus strain Blue_001 chromosome 19, ASM1834538v1, whole genome shotgun sequence harbors:
- the LOC121478541 gene encoding putative uncharacterized protein ZNRD1-AS1 isoform X2 produces the protein MVSAPPGGLADVSVKTWTWHLRSKGESLAWAKASPDPRIAVYQQSPLEKKFLNLGGVHSTAARQLITQKYQEEYEALCREQALSLDYWLAKAESYYNKRIVEMMKEQDTGHEKKLEGRMTQNLEKLKRYYLVPDRELKHIERHVHRVGQVSELKNKASRHLPRPSETKFPRILPEERGVLGTQRRKQVSEREQIQIKDHQQRMLQGREVLEQRLQEGVLRQGQSQRPTRDRCARAKKETKEFESVTVYPLFQPRGQSRIKVNVLMEKNREEAITIIKPHQRKFLTMPPFLRSQIGKIKD, from the exons ATGGTGTCTGCACCTCCAGGAGGACTGGCTgatgtttcagtaaaaacatgGACATGGCACCTTAGGAGCAAAGGAGAAAG TTTGGCCTGGGCTAAAGCATCACCAGACCCTAGGATTGCCGTATACCAACAGTCCCCACTGGAGAAAAAATTCCTG AACCTGGGTGGTGTGCATAGCACGGCAGCACGGCAGCTGATAACCCAGAAATACCAGGAGGAATACGAAGCACTGTGCAGGGAGCAGGCTCTGTCTCTCGACTACTGGCTTGCCAAGGCAGAGTCCTATTACAATAAGAGGATAGTGGAGATgatgaaagaacaagacacaGGCCATGAAAAGAAATTGGAGGGAAGGATGACCCAAAACCTAGAGAAACTGAAGCGGTATTACTTGGTTCCTGACCGGGAGTTGAAGCACATAGAGAGGCACGTACACCGCGTGGGGCAGGTCAGCGAGCTCAAGAACAAAGCAAGTCGGCACCTACCACGGCCTAGTGAAACAAAGTTCCCAAGGATCCTGCCAGAAGAGCGTGGTGTCCTGGGcacacagaggaggaagcaggtaaGCGAGCGGGAGCAGATACAGATCAAAGATCACCAGCAGCGCATGCTCCAGGGAAGAGAGGTCCTGGAGCAGAGGCTCCAGGAGGGAGTCCTGCGACAAGGCCAGAGCCAGAGGCCCACACGTGACCGGTGTGCAAGAGccaagaaagaaaccaaagagtTTGAAAGCGTTACCGTATACCCTCTCTTCCAACCACGCGGTCAGAGTCGGATTAAAGTGAACGTTCtcatggaaaagaatagagaggaaGCCATTACCATTATAAAACCACATCAAAGAAAATTCTTAACGATGCCGCCCTTTCTGCGAAgccaaataggaaaaataaaagactag
- the POLR1H gene encoding DNA-directed RNA polymerase I subunit RPA12 → MDPAPSGSRFQSDLDFCPDCGSVLPLPGAQDTVTCVRCGFGVPVRDFEGKVVRTRIVFNQVGTAVPAPVQEEPELQGPVVDRRCSRCGHEGMAYHTRQMRSADEGQTVFYTCTSCRFQEKEDS, encoded by the exons ATGGACCCCGCGCCCTCCGGCTCCAGATTCCAGTCGGACCTGGACTTCTGTCCGGACTGCGGCTCCGTCCTGCCCCTGCCCGGGGCCCAGGACACGGTCACCTGTGTGCGCTGTGGCTTCGGCGTCCCCGTGCGGG ACTTCGAGGGGAAGGTGGTGAGGACCCGCATCGTGTTCAACCAGGTGGGGACGGCGGTGCCCGCGCCGGTGCAGGAGGAGCCGGAGCTCCAGGGTCCCGTG GTTGACAGGCGCTGCTCCCGATGTGGTCACGAGGGAATGGCCTACCACACCAGACAGATGCGCTCAGCTGACGAGGGGCAGACCGTCTTCTACACCTGCACCAGCTGCAG GTTCCAAGAGAAGGAAgactcttga
- the RNF39 gene encoding RING finger protein 39 isoform X1 — protein sequence MEAPELGPGLVERLEQLATCPLCGGPFEDPVLLACEHSFCRACLARRWGAPPAAGAPAPPPACPCCGQPCPRRSLRSNVRLAVEVRISRGLREKLAEPGARAGRRRGGRIPTMGCLDPSGEDVRKTWRRFDVPTPKSSNSDDDLPEDYPVVKNMLHRLAADLTLDPGTAHRRLLVSADRRSVQLAPPGTPTPPDGPARFDQLPAVLGAQGFGAGRHCWEVETADAACGPDSSAEDEEEEDKAKGRYAVGAAGESVRRKGRVGLCPAGAVWAVEGRGGRLWALTAPDPTPVGGAGPVPRRIRVDLDWERGRVAFYDGHSLDLLFAFQGPGPLGERVFPLLCTRHAHATLRIVPAEG from the exons ATGGAGGCGCCCGAGCTGGGCCCGGGGCTGGTGGAGCGTCTGGAGCAGCTGGCGACGTGCCCGCTGTGCGGGGGTCCCTTCGAGGACCCGGTGCTGTTGGCGTGCGAGCACAGCTTCTGCCGCGCGTGCCTGGCCCGCCGCTGGGgagccccgcccgccgccggggCCCCCGCGCCACCCCCCGCCTGCCCCTGCTGCGGCCAGCCGTGTCCCCGCCGCAGCCTGAGGTCCAACGTGCGGCTGGCGGTGGAGGTGCGCATCAGCCGAGGGCTGCGCGAGAAGCTGGCGGAGCCCGGGGCGCGCGCGGGGAGGCGCCGAGGGGGCCGCATCCCCACGATGGGCTGCCTGGACCCGAGCGGAGAG GATGTAAGGAAGACGTGGAGGAG ATTTGATGTCCCAACACCCAAGTCATCTAACTCAGATGATGACCTCCCCGAAGACTATCCAGTGGTCAAAAACATGCTCCACAGACTGGCAG CAGATTTGACCCTGGACCCGGGCACTGCACACCGCCGCCTACTTGTCTCCGCCGACCGACGCAGCGTCCAACTAGCCCCCCCGGGGACCCCCACGCCCCCGGATGGTCCTGCGCGCTTTGATCAGCTCCCGGCGGTACTGGGCGCACAGGGCTTTGGGGCTGGCCGGCACTGCTGGGAGGTGGAGACCGCGGATGCCGCCTGCGGCCCAGACTCCTCTGCGGAGGACGAAGAGGAGGAGGATAAAGCCAAGGGCCGCTACGCCGTGGGCGCGGCCGGGGAGTCAGTGCGCCGCAAGGGCCGCGTGGGGCTGTGCCCCGCGGGAGCCGTGTGGGCTGTGGAGGGCCGCGGCGGCCGCCTGTGGGCCCTCACTGCCCCTGACCCCACCCCAGTGGGTGGTGCCGGGCCCGTGCCACGGCGCATCCGCGTAGACCTTGACTGGGAGCGGGGCCGTGTAGCCTTCTATGACGGCCACTCCCTAGACCTACTCTTCGCCTTCCAGGGGCCAGGGCCCCTGGGGGAGCGCGTTTTCCCGCTGCTCTGCACCCGCCACGCCCACGCCACACTCCGCATTGTGCCAGCCGAAGGCTGA
- the LOC121478541 gene encoding putative uncharacterized protein ZNRD1-AS1 isoform X3, which yields MLNTNRAGLCSGNLAWAKASPDPRIAVYQQSPLEKKFLNLGGVHSTAARQLITQKYQEEYEALCREQALSLDYWLAKAESYYNKRIVEMMKEQDTGHEKKLEGRMTQNLEKLKRYYLVPDRELKHIERHVHRVGQVSELKNKASRHLPRPSETKFPRILPEERGVLGTQRRKQVSEREQIQIKDHQQRMLQGREVLEQRLQEGVLRQGQSQRPTRDRCARAKKETKEFESVTVYPLFQPRGQSRIKVNVLMEKNREEAITIIKPHQRKFLTMPPFLRSQIGKIKD from the exons ATGTTGAACACAAACCGTGCTGGGTTGTGTTCTGGAAA TTTGGCCTGGGCTAAAGCATCACCAGACCCTAGGATTGCCGTATACCAACAGTCCCCACTGGAGAAAAAATTCCTG AACCTGGGTGGTGTGCATAGCACGGCAGCACGGCAGCTGATAACCCAGAAATACCAGGAGGAATACGAAGCACTGTGCAGGGAGCAGGCTCTGTCTCTCGACTACTGGCTTGCCAAGGCAGAGTCCTATTACAATAAGAGGATAGTGGAGATgatgaaagaacaagacacaGGCCATGAAAAGAAATTGGAGGGAAGGATGACCCAAAACCTAGAGAAACTGAAGCGGTATTACTTGGTTCCTGACCGGGAGTTGAAGCACATAGAGAGGCACGTACACCGCGTGGGGCAGGTCAGCGAGCTCAAGAACAAAGCAAGTCGGCACCTACCACGGCCTAGTGAAACAAAGTTCCCAAGGATCCTGCCAGAAGAGCGTGGTGTCCTGGGcacacagaggaggaagcaggtaaGCGAGCGGGAGCAGATACAGATCAAAGATCACCAGCAGCGCATGCTCCAGGGAAGAGAGGTCCTGGAGCAGAGGCTCCAGGAGGGAGTCCTGCGACAAGGCCAGAGCCAGAGGCCCACACGTGACCGGTGTGCAAGAGccaagaaagaaaccaaagagtTTGAAAGCGTTACCGTATACCCTCTCTTCCAACCACGCGGTCAGAGTCGGATTAAAGTGAACGTTCtcatggaaaagaatagagaggaaGCCATTACCATTATAAAACCACATCAAAGAAAATTCTTAACGATGCCGCCCTTTCTGCGAAgccaaataggaaaaataaaagactag
- the PPP1R11 gene encoding E3 ubiquitin-protein ligase PPP1R11 — protein sequence MAEAGAGLSETVTETTVTVTTEPENRSLTIKLRKRKPEKKVEWTSDTVDNEHMGRRSSKCCCIYEKPRAFGESSTESDEEEEEGCGHTHCVRGHRKGQRRTTPGPSPTSPPQPPDPSQPPPGPMQH from the exons ATGGCCGAGGCAGGAGCCGGGCTGAGTGAGACCGTCACTGAGACCACCGTTACCGTGACAACTGAGCCC GAGAACCGGAGCCTGACCATCAAACTGCGGAAACGGAAGCCAGAGAAGAAGGTAGAATGGACGAGTGACACTGTGGACAATGAGCACATGGGGCGCCGCTCATCCAAAT GTTGCTGTATTTACGAGAAACCTCGGGCCTTTGGCGAGAGCTCCACTGAGAgtgatgaggaggaagaggaaggctgtGGTCATACACACTGTGTTCGGGGCCACCGCAAAGGACAGCGTCGTACAACCCCAGGACCAAGCCCCACCAGCCCTCCGCAGCCTCCtgacccctcccagccccctccaggGCCAATGCAGCACTAA
- the LOC121478541 gene encoding putative uncharacterized protein ZNRD1-AS1 isoform X1, producing MLYVLIEAERVRTQKLQKEDGLRTLESGNLSEDRAWEAEQSDGEVLGQHSSKEPMSSRPQTRDSDWFTLSPWEILAWAKASPDPRIAVYQQSPLEKKFLNLGGVHSTAARQLITQKYQEEYEALCREQALSLDYWLAKAESYYNKRIVEMMKEQDTGHEKKLEGRMTQNLEKLKRYYLVPDRELKHIERHVHRVGQVSELKNKASRHLPRPSETKFPRILPEERGVLGTQRRKQVSEREQIQIKDHQQRMLQGREVLEQRLQEGVLRQGQSQRPTRDRCARAKKETKEFESVTVYPLFQPRGQSRIKVNVLMEKNREEAITIIKPHQRKFLTMPPFLRSQIGKIKD from the exons ATGCTATATGTGCTGATAGAGGCGGAGAGGGTCCGGACCCAGAAACTACAGAAGGAGGATGGACTGCGAACCCTGGAGTCAGGAAACCTCTCCGAAGACAGAGCCTGGGAGGCAGAGCAGTCTGATGGAGAGGTGCTGGGGCAGCACAGTAGCAAGGAGCCTATGTCTTCCCGGCCCCAGACTCGGGACTCAGACTGGTTCACGTTGAGTCCTTGGGAGAT TTTGGCCTGGGCTAAAGCATCACCAGACCCTAGGATTGCCGTATACCAACAGTCCCCACTGGAGAAAAAATTCCTG AACCTGGGTGGTGTGCATAGCACGGCAGCACGGCAGCTGATAACCCAGAAATACCAGGAGGAATACGAAGCACTGTGCAGGGAGCAGGCTCTGTCTCTCGACTACTGGCTTGCCAAGGCAGAGTCCTATTACAATAAGAGGATAGTGGAGATgatgaaagaacaagacacaGGCCATGAAAAGAAATTGGAGGGAAGGATGACCCAAAACCTAGAGAAACTGAAGCGGTATTACTTGGTTCCTGACCGGGAGTTGAAGCACATAGAGAGGCACGTACACCGCGTGGGGCAGGTCAGCGAGCTCAAGAACAAAGCAAGTCGGCACCTACCACGGCCTAGTGAAACAAAGTTCCCAAGGATCCTGCCAGAAGAGCGTGGTGTCCTGGGcacacagaggaggaagcaggtaaGCGAGCGGGAGCAGATACAGATCAAAGATCACCAGCAGCGCATGCTCCAGGGAAGAGAGGTCCTGGAGCAGAGGCTCCAGGAGGGAGTCCTGCGACAAGGCCAGAGCCAGAGGCCCACACGTGACCGGTGTGCAAGAGccaagaaagaaaccaaagagtTTGAAAGCGTTACCGTATACCCTCTCTTCCAACCACGCGGTCAGAGTCGGATTAAAGTGAACGTTCtcatggaaaagaatagagaggaaGCCATTACCATTATAAAACCACATCAAAGAAAATTCTTAACGATGCCGCCCTTTCTGCGAAgccaaataggaaaaataaaagactag
- the RNF39 gene encoding RING finger protein 39 isoform X2: MEAPELGPGLVERLEQLATCPLCGGPFEDPVLLACEHSFCRACLARRWGAPPAAGAPAPPPACPCCGQPCPRRSLRSNVRLAVEVRISRGLREKLAEPGARAGRRRGGRIPTMGCLDPSGEDVRKTWRRFDVPTPKSSNSDDDLPEDYPVVKNMLHRLADLTLDPGTAHRRLLVSADRRSVQLAPPGTPTPPDGPARFDQLPAVLGAQGFGAGRHCWEVETADAACGPDSSAEDEEEEDKAKGRYAVGAAGESVRRKGRVGLCPAGAVWAVEGRGGRLWALTAPDPTPVGGAGPVPRRIRVDLDWERGRVAFYDGHSLDLLFAFQGPGPLGERVFPLLCTRHAHATLRIVPAEG; this comes from the exons ATGGAGGCGCCCGAGCTGGGCCCGGGGCTGGTGGAGCGTCTGGAGCAGCTGGCGACGTGCCCGCTGTGCGGGGGTCCCTTCGAGGACCCGGTGCTGTTGGCGTGCGAGCACAGCTTCTGCCGCGCGTGCCTGGCCCGCCGCTGGGgagccccgcccgccgccggggCCCCCGCGCCACCCCCCGCCTGCCCCTGCTGCGGCCAGCCGTGTCCCCGCCGCAGCCTGAGGTCCAACGTGCGGCTGGCGGTGGAGGTGCGCATCAGCCGAGGGCTGCGCGAGAAGCTGGCGGAGCCCGGGGCGCGCGCGGGGAGGCGCCGAGGGGGCCGCATCCCCACGATGGGCTGCCTGGACCCGAGCGGAGAG GATGTAAGGAAGACGTGGAGGAG ATTTGATGTCCCAACACCCAAGTCATCTAACTCAGATGATGACCTCCCCGAAGACTATCCAGTGGTCAAAAACATGCTCCACAGACTGGCAG ATTTGACCCTGGACCCGGGCACTGCACACCGCCGCCTACTTGTCTCCGCCGACCGACGCAGCGTCCAACTAGCCCCCCCGGGGACCCCCACGCCCCCGGATGGTCCTGCGCGCTTTGATCAGCTCCCGGCGGTACTGGGCGCACAGGGCTTTGGGGCTGGCCGGCACTGCTGGGAGGTGGAGACCGCGGATGCCGCCTGCGGCCCAGACTCCTCTGCGGAGGACGAAGAGGAGGAGGATAAAGCCAAGGGCCGCTACGCCGTGGGCGCGGCCGGGGAGTCAGTGCGCCGCAAGGGCCGCGTGGGGCTGTGCCCCGCGGGAGCCGTGTGGGCTGTGGAGGGCCGCGGCGGCCGCCTGTGGGCCCTCACTGCCCCTGACCCCACCCCAGTGGGTGGTGCCGGGCCCGTGCCACGGCGCATCCGCGTAGACCTTGACTGGGAGCGGGGCCGTGTAGCCTTCTATGACGGCCACTCCCTAGACCTACTCTTCGCCTTCCAGGGGCCAGGGCCCCTGGGGGAGCGCGTTTTCCCGCTGCTCTGCACCCGCCACGCCCACGCCACACTCCGCATTGTGCCAGCCGAAGGCTGA